In Rhodothermales bacterium, a single window of DNA contains:
- the panC gene encoding pantoate--beta-alanine ligase encodes MDLIHASDAMSAWTRDRRKTGHTVALVPTMGALHPGHLNLVEAASREADRVVVSIFVNPTQFGEGEDYDAYPRTLDADVAALRAQGLAHAVFAPTVEDMYPIRPNRTWVAVDGLDEWLCGRSRPGHFRGVTTVVSRLFARVEPDVAVFGMKDAQQFFILRRMTADFGFPVRLVGVPTVRAADGLALSSRNAYLTTVERADAPRLFRSLTAAKKALEAGERRPDRLDASVRDVLGDVDIDYVSIVDTEHLQPLEALVSGQEIMVALAVRFGAARLIDNVVVEVP; translated from the coding sequence ATGGACCTCATCCATGCCTCCGATGCCATGTCCGCCTGGACCCGGGACAGGCGGAAAACGGGCCATACGGTGGCCCTTGTTCCCACCATGGGCGCCCTGCATCCAGGGCACTTGAACCTCGTGGAGGCGGCGTCGAGGGAGGCCGACCGGGTGGTCGTGTCCATCTTCGTGAACCCGACGCAGTTCGGTGAGGGGGAGGATTACGATGCCTATCCTCGGACCCTGGATGCGGATGTAGCCGCTCTGCGTGCGCAAGGGCTGGCGCACGCGGTATTCGCGCCCACGGTAGAGGATATGTACCCGATTCGACCGAACCGGACCTGGGTTGCCGTCGATGGCTTGGATGAATGGCTCTGCGGCCGGTCCCGGCCGGGTCACTTCCGGGGGGTGACGACGGTCGTTTCGCGGCTCTTTGCCCGGGTTGAGCCCGATGTGGCGGTGTTCGGGATGAAGGATGCGCAACAGTTCTTCATCCTGCGGAGGATGACAGCCGACTTCGGATTCCCGGTGCGGCTCGTGGGCGTACCCACGGTCCGGGCCGCTGATGGACTTGCGCTGTCATCGAGGAATGCCTATCTGACGACCGTCGAGCGGGCCGATGCGCCACGTCTGTTCCGGTCCTTGACGGCGGCGAAGAAGGCACTGGAGGCGGGTGAGCGTCGGCCGGATCGGCTTGATGCGTCCGTGCGGGACGTACTCGGAGATGTAGACATCGATTATGTGTCGATTGTGGACACAGAGCACCTGCAACCCCTGGAAGCGCTGGTGTCCGGACAGGAGATCATGGTTGCCCTGGCGGTGCGCTTCGGGGCGGCCCGCCTCATTGACAACGTGGTTGTGGAGGTTCCGTGA
- the ppk1 gene encoding polyphosphate kinase 1: MEEMETSYSLVDVVPTSTAPRVVPQRVTLDDARLYFNREMSWLDFNWRVLYQARDCRVPVLERARFLSIAATNLDEFFRKRIGGLKRQAAAGVDRPSPDGRSPQDQLQLAREATARMAVALADAWERELRPTLATVAQVRVTDFEDLDDDGKMYVCHWFQQHIFPILTPLAVDPGHPFPFISNLSLSLAVTLRHPTRHTEHFARLKVPTSRGRFVPLPDGETFVPIEQVISNNIGDLFRGMQVIGVHAFRITRNADIERDEEEADDLIAMISDELRERRFAPIVRLEVDANMPRDVVDLLKRELNLTEADTYRSNGALDLGSVGALANVPRPGHQYEHWEPVVPTRLLHEGEAKDRLDMFEIIRRADLMVHHPYESFTSSVLRFLDEAADDAHVVAIKQTLYRTSDESPIVKALIRAAEKGKQVAVLVEVKARFDEKNNIEWGQKLEESGVHVTYGLVGLKTHSKTTLVIREEADGLRTYCHIGTGNYNPTTARLYTDTGLFTCAPDIGRDMINLFHYLTGYAPEQHYLRLIVAPREMRRHFIDLVHAEVAHHKAHGNGRIIAKMNALDDLVMIRELYRASQAGVQVDLIVRGHCRLRPGLKRYSENIRVVSIIGRFLEHSRVYYFQNNNHPRVFIGSADWQRRNLEDRVEVVVEIDDASIRARFIRSLQLALSDPASAWELQSDGRWLLRMPEDPDAPIHGFQQVLMERARSRTEQADSPWDIGPAA; encoded by the coding sequence ATGGAAGAGATGGAAACCAGCTACAGCCTGGTCGACGTGGTACCCACTTCGACGGCACCGCGTGTTGTCCCGCAACGGGTAACGCTCGACGACGCACGCCTGTACTTCAACCGGGAGATGAGTTGGCTGGACTTCAACTGGCGGGTACTGTACCAGGCCAGGGACTGCCGGGTGCCGGTACTGGAACGCGCCCGGTTCCTGTCGATTGCCGCCACGAACCTGGACGAGTTCTTCCGCAAGCGGATTGGCGGGCTCAAGCGGCAGGCTGCTGCCGGCGTGGACCGGCCGTCGCCGGACGGGCGCTCTCCCCAGGATCAGCTCCAATTGGCCCGGGAAGCCACGGCCCGGATGGCCGTTGCGTTGGCCGACGCCTGGGAACGCGAACTTCGACCCACGCTGGCCACGGTCGCACAGGTCCGGGTGACAGATTTCGAGGACCTGGATGACGACGGGAAAATGTACGTCTGTCACTGGTTCCAGCAGCACATCTTCCCGATCCTGACGCCCCTGGCCGTGGATCCGGGCCATCCGTTCCCGTTCATTTCGAACCTGAGCCTGTCGCTGGCGGTCACCCTTCGCCACCCGACCCGCCACACGGAGCATTTTGCCCGCCTGAAGGTGCCCACCAGTCGTGGACGCTTCGTACCCCTGCCCGACGGCGAGACGTTCGTGCCCATTGAGCAGGTCATATCGAACAACATCGGCGACCTGTTCCGGGGCATGCAGGTCATTGGTGTGCACGCGTTCCGGATTACACGGAATGCGGACATAGAGCGGGACGAGGAGGAAGCGGATGATCTCATTGCCATGATTTCCGACGAACTCCGGGAGCGGCGGTTTGCCCCCATTGTCCGTCTTGAAGTCGACGCCAATATGCCCCGGGACGTCGTGGACCTGCTGAAGCGGGAGCTGAATCTGACCGAAGCCGACACGTACCGCTCGAACGGGGCGTTGGACCTGGGGTCGGTAGGTGCGCTGGCCAATGTGCCGCGTCCAGGGCATCAATACGAGCACTGGGAGCCGGTCGTCCCCACACGGTTGTTGCACGAAGGGGAGGCCAAGGACCGGTTGGACATGTTCGAGATCATCCGCCGTGCAGATCTCATGGTGCATCACCCGTACGAATCGTTCACATCAAGTGTGTTGCGCTTCCTGGACGAAGCCGCAGACGATGCGCACGTCGTGGCCATCAAGCAGACCCTGTATCGTACCTCCGATGAATCGCCCATCGTCAAAGCCCTCATCCGTGCGGCGGAGAAAGGCAAGCAGGTGGCCGTTCTCGTGGAAGTCAAGGCCCGGTTCGACGAGAAGAACAATATCGAGTGGGGACAGAAGCTGGAGGAGTCGGGCGTCCATGTGACCTATGGTCTCGTCGGACTGAAAACCCATTCAAAGACCACGCTCGTCATCCGGGAAGAAGCAGACGGGCTCCGTACGTATTGCCATATCGGCACGGGGAATTACAATCCCACGACGGCACGGCTCTACACCGACACCGGGTTGTTCACGTGCGCTCCGGACATTGGTCGGGACATGATCAACCTGTTCCATTACCTGACGGGATACGCCCCCGAACAGCATTATTTGCGCCTGATTGTCGCCCCGCGTGAAATGCGGCGCCATTTCATTGACCTCGTCCATGCCGAAGTGGCGCATCACAAGGCGCATGGAAACGGGCGCATCATCGCGAAAATGAATGCGCTGGATGATCTGGTCATGATCCGGGAGCTCTACCGGGCAAGTCAGGCAGGCGTGCAGGTGGACCTGATTGTGCGGGGGCATTGCCGCCTGCGTCCCGGGCTGAAACGATACTCGGAAAACATCCGGGTCGTGAGCATCATCGGGCGGTTCCTGGAGCACAGCCGCGTCTATTACTTCCAGAACAACAACCATCCGCGGGTCTTCATTGGCAGCGCGGACTGGCAGCGCCGGAACCTGGAAGACCGGGTCGAGGTGGTCGTCGAGATCGACGATGCGTCCATCCGGGCACGCTTCATCCGGAGCCTTCAGCTGGCACTAAGCGACCCTGCCTCGGCGTGGGAATTGCAGTCCGACGGACGGTGGCTGCTCAGGATGCCGGAAGATCCGGACGCCCCTATCCATGGATTCCAGCAGGTCCTCATGGAGCGGGCGCGATCGCGCACGGAGCAAGCCGATTCACCGTGGGACATCGGGCCGGCGGCGTAG
- a CDS encoding class II fumarate hydratase — protein sequence MRDFRTEKDSLGDVQVPADAWYAAQTQRAHDNFPISGIRFPRRFIEAIAVVKAAAARANTDLGLLSADKRDAILDAADRVRKGEFDAEFVLDIFQTGSGTSTNMNANEVLANLASVAMGGDRGSKLVHPNDDVNMSQSSNDVIPTAMHVAAVLALKHELLPALNDFANALAAKADAFDDVLKSGRTHLMDATPVRLGQEFGGYAAQIRKGMARVQTGIDELSELALGGTATGTGINCPPGFAEAAIREISALTGHTFREADNHFEAQAAKDAYVSASGALNTLAVSLMKIVNDIRHLSSGPTSGLSEIQLPAIQPGSSIMPGKVNPVMSEAMMMVAARVMGNHTTITVGGQHGNFELNVMMPVMTHAMLESVSILSGGLAAFRTRCLEGITANRERCRELLELNPSIATALNRTIGYDMASKVAKRSAAEKRSVRDIVLDMGLIPADELDAVLDVRHMTEPGIPGA from the coding sequence ATGCGTGATTTTCGGACAGAAAAAGATTCTCTCGGCGACGTGCAGGTGCCGGCCGATGCGTGGTATGCGGCCCAGACCCAACGGGCACACGACAACTTCCCCATCTCCGGAATCCGGTTCCCGCGCCGATTCATTGAAGCGATCGCCGTCGTGAAGGCCGCTGCTGCCCGGGCCAACACAGACCTCGGACTGCTGTCCGCGGACAAACGCGACGCCATCCTGGATGCCGCTGACCGCGTCAGAAAGGGCGAATTCGACGCCGAGTTCGTGCTCGATATTTTCCAGACGGGATCCGGAACGTCCACGAACATGAATGCCAACGAAGTGCTCGCCAACCTGGCCAGCGTGGCCATGGGGGGCGACCGGGGCAGCAAGCTCGTGCACCCGAACGATGACGTGAACATGTCGCAGTCATCGAACGATGTCATTCCCACGGCCATGCATGTAGCCGCCGTACTGGCGCTGAAACACGAACTCCTGCCCGCCCTGAATGACTTCGCCAATGCTCTGGCGGCCAAGGCGGACGCTTTCGACGATGTCCTCAAGTCGGGGCGGACCCATCTCATGGATGCTACGCCGGTACGTCTTGGACAGGAGTTCGGTGGATACGCCGCCCAGATCCGCAAGGGTATGGCGCGCGTGCAGACCGGCATTGACGAATTGTCCGAACTTGCGCTCGGTGGAACAGCGACCGGCACGGGCATCAACTGCCCTCCCGGCTTTGCCGAGGCCGCCATCCGCGAAATCAGCGCATTGACCGGACACACGTTCCGGGAGGCCGACAATCATTTCGAGGCCCAGGCGGCCAAGGATGCCTACGTTTCAGCATCTGGCGCATTGAATACCCTGGCCGTCTCGCTCATGAAAATCGTGAACGACATCCGGCACCTCTCTTCCGGCCCCACGTCCGGACTCTCTGAAATCCAGCTCCCTGCCATCCAGCCCGGATCGAGCATCATGCCGGGCAAGGTGAATCCGGTCATGAGCGAAGCCATGATGATGGTGGCGGCCCGCGTCATGGGCAACCATACGACCATCACCGTCGGCGGACAGCACGGAAATTTCGAGCTGAACGTGATGATGCCCGTCATGACCCACGCCATGCTCGAGAGCGTATCCATCCTGTCGGGTGGTCTCGCCGCCTTCCGGACCCGCTGCCTGGAAGGGATTACCGCGAACCGGGAACGATGCCGTGAGCTGCTGGAACTCAATCCGTCCATTGCAACGGCCTTGAATCGGACCATCGGGTATGACATGGCATCCAAAGTGGCCAAGCGGAGCGCTGCCGAGAAGCGATCCGTCCGGGACATCGTGCTCGACATGGGGCTCATTCCCGCCGATGAACTGGACGCCGTCCTGGATGTCCGCCACATGACGGAGCCCGGCATCCCCGGGGCCTGA
- a CDS encoding CaiB/BaiF CoA-transferase family protein produces the protein MDPVSQVPPGPDGFPFANLLVVELASVLAGPSVGQYFAELGARVIKVENPHTGGDVTRSWLQSGEQSDGRSAYFHACNWGKESVVLDLATEEGRAVRDRLVARADIVLVNALPGARARTGTDIEAWRQAWPRLIVGLISGYADDPERPGFDALIQAESGFYHLNGSASGPQKMPVALMDLLAAHGLKEELLVALLNRATHGRGAVVEVSLMDAALASLANRATGFLHTGVDTGPEGSDHPMIAPYGTVFTCTDGTPVVVAVGSDGQFHALCDLLEVPLSRDPRFATNAARVRNRTILKERLQDSIGKRSTDAFLADCRAARVPAGRVADLETALAHAHDALFLHDTAGRRKGLRSRLGIRRDSSGPMPHLTEPPVLGAHTEAIRTEFSGEGSTYLGTD, from the coding sequence GTGGACCCGGTTTCACAGGTCCCGCCCGGGCCGGATGGCTTCCCGTTCGCGAACCTCCTGGTCGTGGAATTGGCCTCGGTGCTTGCCGGGCCGAGTGTCGGCCAGTACTTCGCCGAACTCGGCGCCCGCGTCATAAAGGTCGAAAACCCTCACACGGGTGGGGACGTGACGCGGAGCTGGCTTCAGTCCGGCGAACAATCTGATGGGCGCTCGGCGTACTTCCATGCGTGCAATTGGGGCAAGGAGTCCGTGGTGCTGGACCTGGCCACGGAGGAAGGGCGCGCTGTCCGGGACCGTCTGGTGGCGCGCGCGGATATCGTTCTCGTGAACGCCTTGCCCGGCGCCCGCGCGCGCACGGGCACCGATATCGAAGCCTGGCGACAGGCCTGGCCGCGCCTGATTGTCGGCCTGATTTCCGGATACGCCGACGACCCGGAGCGACCAGGATTTGACGCCCTCATCCAGGCGGAGTCCGGGTTCTACCACCTGAACGGATCGGCCAGCGGACCGCAGAAGATGCCGGTCGCACTCATGGATCTCCTTGCGGCACATGGACTCAAGGAGGAGCTCCTCGTAGCCTTGCTGAATCGGGCGACTCACGGGCGGGGTGCGGTCGTAGAAGTCAGCCTCATGGATGCCGCGCTCGCATCGCTCGCCAATCGCGCCACCGGATTCCTGCACACGGGTGTGGACACCGGACCGGAAGGATCGGATCATCCCATGATTGCGCCTTATGGAACCGTATTCACCTGCACGGACGGGACACCCGTTGTAGTCGCGGTCGGGTCGGACGGCCAGTTCCATGCGCTGTGCGATCTTCTGGAGGTGCCCCTGTCGAGGGATCCGCGCTTCGCCACGAATGCAGCCCGCGTCCGGAACCGGACGATACTCAAGGAGCGTCTGCAGGACAGCATCGGGAAGCGATCAACAGATGCGTTCCTGGCCGACTGCCGCGCCGCACGGGTGCCTGCCGGGCGCGTCGCCGACCTGGAAACAGCACTCGCACATGCGCACGATGCGCTCTTCCTGCATGACACCGCGGGTCGCCGGAAAGGCCTCCGGAGTCGGCTCGGCATCCGCCGGGACTCGTCCGGCCCCATGCCACACCTGACGGAGCCCCCCGTCCTGGGCGCACACACGGAAGCCATCCGGACCGAGTTTTCCGGCGAGGGGTCAACATACCTCGGTACGGACTGA
- a CDS encoding cytochrome c produces MRSEWNGSGHGAGGSFPFGVLVIVLMTGCSPTSGQVAGQDVFARYCALCHQPDGVGVPGAFPPLTDSEWAQGDEGRLIRLVLNGMQGPITVHGQEYNNVMTPHAFLTDEQIANVLTYVRSSFGNDAGPVSVEQVARVRETNTQEGLWLVSELEGTVGID; encoded by the coding sequence ATGAGAAGTGAATGGAACGGTTCGGGACACGGCGCCGGTGGCAGCTTCCCGTTCGGTGTGCTGGTCATCGTATTGATGACCGGTTGCAGTCCTACGTCCGGGCAGGTGGCCGGCCAGGACGTCTTTGCCCGGTACTGTGCCTTGTGTCATCAGCCTGACGGTGTGGGCGTCCCGGGTGCCTTTCCGCCCCTCACGGACAGCGAGTGGGCGCAGGGTGATGAAGGCAGACTCATACGTCTTGTATTGAACGGCATGCAGGGTCCCATCACCGTACATGGCCAGGAATACAACAACGTGATGACCCCGCATGCCTTCCTGACCGACGAGCAGATTGCCAACGTGTTGACCTACGTCCGGTCGTCCTTCGGCAACGATGCCGGTCCGGTCTCGGTGGAACAGGTGGCGCGTGTCCGGGAAACCAATACCCAGGAAGGACTGTGGCTGGTCAGTGAACTGGAAGGCACCGTCGGCATCGATTGA
- a CDS encoding SxtJ family membrane protein, whose product MIRDEFKQIDASDIAVYGFARLMAIVGLLVAAYLLYKTRSVVQPGVLIAISAATTLWVTGRWLPGLLRPIHRSWMMLAVLLGFVMTRVILFIVFALVVTPIGIFMRLLGKDPLKKRPDATLATYWIPKEPAEPPATRFRRLF is encoded by the coding sequence ATGATTCGGGACGAGTTCAAACAGATTGACGCATCTGACATCGCCGTTTACGGGTTCGCGCGGCTCATGGCCATCGTGGGGCTGCTCGTCGCCGCGTATCTCCTGTACAAAACCCGATCCGTCGTCCAACCCGGTGTCCTGATCGCAATTTCGGCCGCCACGACCCTCTGGGTGACGGGCCGATGGCTGCCCGGACTCCTCCGCCCCATCCATCGATCCTGGATGATGCTGGCCGTGCTGCTCGGATTCGTCATGACGCGGGTCATCCTGTTCATCGTGTTCGCGCTCGTCGTCACGCCCATCGGAATCTTCATGCGGCTTCTGGGGAAGGATCCGCTGAAAAAACGGCCCGATGCCACATTGGCCACCTACTGGATCCCGAAAGAGCCCGCGGAGCCGCCTGCCACCCGTTTCCGGCGCCTGTTCTGA
- a CDS encoding sulfurase produces MMLIPTLETLRYEGEPTVAALIEKPAPGVHVRVSRVDVLQGAGFAGDHARKSFWKGEDVPGRHVTAIAREVLDVLGTAWDVPGDNLVTSGVDLSRLKEGDRLRMGNVTLIRTAKPHRPCDLFARRTSEEARQAVLATGTRGALFEVESGGSLVTGQRVDVAPLITSP; encoded by the coding sequence GTGATGCTCATTCCAACGCTTGAAACCCTTCGGTATGAGGGCGAGCCCACGGTGGCCGCGCTCATTGAAAAACCCGCCCCGGGCGTCCACGTCCGCGTATCCCGCGTGGATGTGTTGCAAGGCGCAGGGTTTGCGGGCGACCACGCCAGGAAATCGTTCTGGAAAGGAGAGGATGTCCCCGGTCGGCACGTGACGGCCATCGCCCGGGAAGTCCTGGATGTCCTGGGCACGGCCTGGGACGTTCCCGGAGACAACCTGGTCACCTCGGGCGTGGATCTGTCCCGGTTGAAGGAAGGGGACCGGTTGCGCATGGGCAACGTCACGCTCATCCGGACCGCAAAGCCGCACCGTCCGTGTGATCTGTTTGCCCGCCGGACATCCGAGGAGGCCCGCCAGGCCGTATTGGCGACCGGGACCCGGGGAGCGTTGTTTGAAGTGGAATCGGGGGGCAGCCTCGTGACCGGTCAGCGGGTGGATGTGGCCCCCCTCATCACATCACCGTAA